One part of the Fusibacter sp. A1 genome encodes these proteins:
- a CDS encoding DUF503 domain-containing protein has protein sequence MTIAVMTVILYTPMCHDLKCKRRIVKSTKDKLSGHFNVSVAECDYHEDYHRALIGIAMIGSDARYLEAKIQTVINFLEKTVTVDFDIVEQTIEKW, from the coding sequence ATGACAATAGCGGTAATGACGGTGATCTTATATACGCCCATGTGTCATGATTTGAAGTGCAAGCGCAGAATCGTGAAAAGTACCAAGGATAAATTAAGCGGCCACTTCAATGTGAGTGTCGCAGAGTGTGACTACCATGAGGATTACCATAGGGCTCTTATCGGTATCGCCATGATAGGAAGTGACGCGCGGTATCTGGAAGCAAAAATACAGACCGTGATCAACTTTTTAGAAAAGACAGTGACTGTGGATTTTGATATAGTAGAACAAACAATTGAAAAGTGGTGA
- a CDS encoding DUF4438 domain-containing protein — translation MKTNKDRVIMHSVQGTVAHPKFAGYRVDNNGNPFVIPGTGAINYNVKVGDSAFGWAGDHIEPGVTIKNSDTPSNAALNIFACVGNQAKVISGDAKGDLGYVLGAHGGVEHVIVQFPQETLEKMTTDDKILIKGYGQGLELTDYPELKVMSIDPSLLEKMEIEEKDGKLIVPVVARIPHGLMGSGVGSPYSQKGDYDLITSDKEEIERLGLDDLRFGDFVLLENTDCTYGLGGYLKGATTIGVVIHSDCIKNGHGPGISVVMTSKKDTLEAKIDKNANLAIYMGK, via the coding sequence ATGAAAACAAATAAGGACCGCGTCATCATGCATAGTGTGCAAGGAACCGTCGCACACCCGAAATTCGCCGGCTATAGGGTAGACAACAACGGCAATCCCTTTGTCATTCCAGGCACCGGTGCCATCAACTACAACGTAAAGGTTGGCGACAGCGCTTTCGGCTGGGCGGGAGACCATATCGAGCCGGGTGTGACGATTAAAAACAGCGATACCCCCTCCAATGCCGCGCTTAACATCTTCGCATGTGTCGGCAATCAGGCAAAGGTCATCAGCGGCGATGCCAAAGGCGATCTTGGGTATGTGCTTGGCGCCCACGGCGGAGTGGAACATGTGATCGTGCAGTTTCCTCAGGAAACACTCGAAAAGATGACCACAGACGACAAGATTCTCATCAAGGGATACGGTCAAGGTCTTGAACTGACCGATTACCCTGAGCTTAAAGTGATGAGTATCGATCCGTCGCTGCTCGAAAAAATGGAGATAGAAGAAAAAGACGGCAAGCTCATCGTTCCTGTCGTAGCGAGGATACCCCACGGACTGATGGGATCAGGCGTAGGATCTCCCTACTCTCAAAAAGGCGATTACGACCTGATCACCTCCGACAAGGAAGAAATCGAAAGACTGGGCCTTGACGACCTTCGATTCGGAGACTTTGTACTTCTTGAAAATACGGACTGCACCTACGGTCTTGGAGGCTACCTGAAAGGGGCTACAACGATCGGCGTCGTCATTCATTCAGACTGCATTAAAAACGGTCACGGCCCTGGCATATCGGTCGTGATGACCTCAAAGAAAGATACACTTGAAGCTAAAATCGATAAAAATGCGAATCTTGCGATATATATGGGTAAGTAA
- a CDS encoding cell division protein FtsA, protein MTDLKVLPEHMIYALDIGTRNVVGVVGKYTDDIFHVQAHHMVSHPERAMYDGQIHDIEKVTKVVKTVTAELEKQTGYSLKKVAIAAAGRALRTQRVEVTRKIDSTVEIDKGILDTIEIEGIQLAQSELEKGGDKKASSYYCVGYSVVNYYLDEVLIGNPLSHRGSQLTLQVIATFLPHSVVDSLYTVVDKMGLEVVNLTLEPIAAINVAIPPKFRLLNLALVDIGAGTSDIALTKNGAVFSYAMVDVAGDELTEALVQKYLLDFDTAEALKTNLNKSEEQIFSDIVGIPHKKSTDEIILELENDAQRVAEKIAARVIEANGGVPSAVFLIGGGCQVPGFKSLLAKHLDIADERVVIKGAELLENITYESDPFKGPEFITPLGIGYSALKDREHDFLQVHVNETPLRLFNSKKLLVSDALVLIGYSARKLLPERGKSITIVLNEHSRKIQGGYGEAAKVYINGALASLDSPIKNKDVINVEPAVKGEDAFVKIADIVDLENRVYFNQEVLRLVQDVWVNEAPADSDHILTHNDQVSIKALNTVEDLMEFKGIRTKDALRINGREVELGVKLKHGDYISWDPLEEGPSRSVTKEADERLNPQVVGKEKTLEQQNNFDLVVNHRALSIKTDKKTLVFVDVFDYIDFDLTKPKGIIDLQLNGSRARYTDVLKNGDVIYIGWKK, encoded by the coding sequence ATGACGGATTTGAAAGTATTGCCTGAACATATGATCTATGCGCTAGATATAGGAACAAGAAACGTGGTGGGCGTGGTTGGCAAGTATACGGATGATATCTTTCATGTACAAGCCCATCACATGGTTTCGCATCCCGAACGAGCCATGTATGACGGTCAGATCCACGATATCGAAAAAGTGACCAAGGTGGTTAAGACCGTCACAGCGGAGCTTGAGAAGCAAACGGGATACTCGCTTAAAAAAGTTGCGATCGCGGCTGCGGGTAGGGCGCTTAGGACTCAAAGGGTCGAAGTGACTAGAAAGATCGATTCGACCGTTGAAATCGATAAGGGCATCTTGGATACGATTGAGATCGAAGGTATTCAACTTGCGCAGTCCGAACTTGAAAAGGGGGGAGACAAGAAAGCCTCCTCCTACTACTGTGTCGGATATTCTGTAGTGAACTACTACCTGGACGAGGTGCTGATCGGAAATCCGCTAAGCCATAGGGGCAGTCAGCTCACCCTGCAAGTGATTGCGACCTTCCTGCCGCATTCTGTCGTAGATTCCTTATATACTGTCGTAGATAAGATGGGACTCGAGGTAGTCAATCTGACACTTGAGCCGATTGCGGCGATCAATGTCGCGATTCCTCCTAAGTTCAGGCTGCTTAACCTGGCCCTAGTCGATATAGGTGCAGGCACCTCGGATATCGCCCTTACAAAGAACGGAGCAGTCTTTTCCTATGCCATGGTCGATGTGGCGGGTGATGAACTGACTGAGGCGCTGGTTCAGAAGTATCTGCTGGATTTTGATACTGCTGAAGCCCTCAAAACCAACTTGAACAAATCTGAGGAACAGATCTTTAGCGATATTGTCGGCATACCCCATAAGAAATCGACGGATGAGATCATTCTCGAGCTTGAGAATGACGCACAACGAGTCGCTGAAAAGATAGCCGCACGCGTGATTGAAGCAAATGGTGGTGTTCCAAGCGCCGTCTTCCTTATCGGTGGCGGATGCCAAGTTCCCGGATTCAAAAGCCTATTGGCCAAACATCTGGATATAGCAGACGAACGTGTTGTGATCAAAGGTGCGGAGCTGCTTGAGAATATCACTTATGAAAGCGATCCCTTCAAAGGTCCTGAGTTTATCACCCCCCTTGGGATTGGATATTCGGCACTTAAAGATAGGGAACACGACTTTTTACAGGTCCATGTCAATGAAACACCCTTAAGGCTTTTCAATTCAAAAAAACTTTTGGTTTCAGATGCCTTGGTTCTTATCGGCTACAGCGCCAGAAAGCTGCTCCCGGAACGCGGCAAATCCATCACCATCGTCCTCAACGAGCACAGCAGAAAGATTCAGGGCGGATACGGCGAAGCTGCCAAGGTGTATATCAATGGTGCGCTTGCCAGTCTGGATTCTCCGATCAAGAACAAGGATGTGATCAATGTCGAACCCGCTGTGAAAGGGGAAGACGCCTTTGTGAAAATCGCAGATATCGTAGATCTTGAAAATAGAGTCTACTTTAACCAGGAAGTCCTAAGGCTTGTACAGGACGTGTGGGTGAATGAAGCGCCCGCAGATTCCGACCATATCCTCACCCATAATGATCAGGTAAGCATCAAAGCCCTCAATACGGTCGAGGACCTGATGGAGTTTAAGGGGATAAGGACCAAGGACGCCTTAAGGATCAACGGCCGCGAGGTGGAACTGGGCGTTAAACTCAAACATGGAGATTACATCAGCTGGGATCCGCTTGAGGAAGGTCCTTCAAGGAGTGTGACAAAGGAAGCCGATGAGCGATTAAATCCTCAAGTCGTGGGTAAAGAGAAGACATTGGAACAACAAAACAACTTCGATCTGGTTGTAAATCATCGAGCACTTTCGATCAAAACAGACAAGAAGACACTCGTATTTGTCGATGTGTTCGATTACATTGATTTTGATCTTACAAAACCCAAGGGCATTATCGATTTGCAGCTGAATGGAAGTAGGGCTAGATACACCGATGTACTGAAAAACGGAGACGTCATCTACATCGGCTGGAAGAAATGA
- the gcvH gene encoding glycine cleavage system protein GcvH produces MKVVKDLLYTKDHEWVKAEGNTVTIGITDYAQHALGSIVFVELPEEDESFEEGDEFAVIESVKAASDAYMPVSGTIVAINEELDDEPALLNDDAYTNWLVKVELSNPAELDNLMTAEAYEAFCNEEE; encoded by the coding sequence ATGAAAGTTGTTAAAGATTTGTTGTACACAAAAGATCACGAGTGGGTTAAAGCAGAAGGTAACACAGTAACTATCGGTATCACAGATTACGCTCAGCACGCACTTGGCAGCATCGTATTCGTAGAACTTCCAGAAGAAGACGAGTCGTTTGAAGAAGGCGACGAGTTTGCGGTTATCGAATCTGTTAAAGCTGCTTCTGACGCTTACATGCCAGTGAGCGGAACAATCGTTGCGATCAACGAAGAGTTAGATGACGAACCTGCCCTTCTTAACGATGACGCCTACACGAACTGGCTTGTAAAAGTAGAACTTTCAAATCCGGCTGAGCTTGACAACTTGATGACAGCAGAGGCGTACGAAGCATTTTGTAACGAGGAGGAATAA
- a CDS encoding DUF2225 domain-containing protein produces MSNLYLKEVTCPICSKKFKTPKIKQAGVKLIRRDEDFCGYYETYNPTFYGVYVCPNCGYSAFEGDFLQINEMQKTIAKNRIMPKWKPRTFAEERSIDEAILIHQLCLLTYNLIGQKKSDIAKVCLRLAWFYRMNENEERERHFLTFALDNYKRAYDEEHLEENPDNQILIYYLIGEISRRLDNFKESIYWFHEALKLPHMKNKRKIEIQTRDQIILVKKQAEKQKKEATE; encoded by the coding sequence GTGAGCAATCTGTACTTAAAAGAAGTGACTTGTCCGATTTGTAGTAAAAAGTTCAAGACACCTAAGATTAAGCAGGCCGGAGTAAAACTGATCCGAAGGGATGAGGACTTCTGCGGATATTATGAAACCTACAATCCTACGTTTTACGGTGTGTATGTATGCCCCAACTGCGGGTATTCGGCGTTTGAAGGTGATTTTTTACAGATCAATGAAATGCAAAAGACAATCGCCAAGAACAGGATCATGCCCAAATGGAAGCCTAGGACCTTCGCAGAGGAACGGTCCATTGATGAGGCGATCTTGATCCATCAGTTGTGTCTTTTGACCTATAACCTGATCGGTCAGAAAAAATCCGATATCGCAAAAGTCTGCTTGCGGCTTGCGTGGTTCTATAGGATGAACGAAAACGAGGAGAGAGAAAGACACTTTCTTACATTTGCGCTGGATAACTATAAAAGGGCATACGATGAAGAGCATCTGGAGGAAAATCCAGACAATCAGATTTTAATCTATTACCTGATCGGTGAAATAAGCAGAAGGCTTGATAACTTCAAGGAGAGTATCTACTGGTTTCATGAAGCGCTTAAATTACCGCACATGAAAAACAAGAGAAAGATTGAAATCCAGACCAGAGACCAGATCATACTGGTGAAAAAGCAGGCGGAAAAACAAAAAAAAGAAGCAACGGAATAG
- the gcvPA gene encoding aminomethyl-transferring glycine dehydrogenase subunit GcvPA: MFPYIPNGAKEEQKMLDLMGVSGVDALFRDIPDNVKLNRRLDLDAPKSELEVTRLMGGLAKQNDTVDNKICFMGAGAYDHYIPSIIDHITSRSEFYTSYTPYQPEISQGTLRAIFEYQTMISNLTGLQIANASLYDVQTAVVEAALMAISSVRKSNTILISKGVHPESRMVLKTYFKNRDLNVVEIDLVDGRTSVEDLSAKLGAEVGGVIIQSPNFLGAIEDAKSLEAATRATKAKFIMSVDPISLGALKRPSEFNADIAIGEGQSLGNYLNYGGPYLGFIAAKEDLARKMPGRICGQSVDQDGKRAFVLTLQAREQHIRRFKATSNICSNQGLLAVRATIYLSTLGKKGLKEVANQCLSKAHYAFDSLLASGKVKKAFEQPFFKEFVITIEKPVHEVNKKLLEMGILGGYDLSCEYPELGNAMLIAVTEKRTKEEIDALVHALEVIL, encoded by the coding sequence ATGTTTCCATACATCCCTAATGGCGCCAAAGAAGAGCAGAAAATGCTTGATCTTATGGGCGTTTCCGGCGTGGATGCGCTCTTTAGAGACATTCCAGACAATGTTAAGCTAAACAGAAGGCTTGACCTTGACGCGCCAAAATCAGAACTTGAAGTGACAAGACTCATGGGCGGCCTAGCCAAGCAAAACGATACGGTGGATAACAAGATCTGCTTTATGGGAGCTGGCGCTTATGACCATTATATCCCGTCGATCATCGACCATATCACATCGCGTTCTGAATTCTATACGTCGTACACTCCATACCAGCCTGAGATTTCTCAGGGAACCTTGAGAGCGATTTTTGAATATCAGACGATGATCTCAAACCTTACAGGTCTTCAGATCGCAAATGCGTCACTTTATGATGTTCAAACCGCAGTTGTCGAAGCGGCCCTTATGGCGATCAGCAGCGTGCGTAAATCGAATACGATCCTGATTTCAAAAGGGGTACATCCGGAAAGTAGAATGGTACTTAAAACCTACTTTAAGAACAGAGACCTGAACGTGGTTGAAATCGATCTTGTGGACGGAAGAACATCGGTGGAAGACCTAAGCGCGAAGCTTGGAGCTGAAGTCGGTGGTGTGATCATTCAAAGTCCTAACTTCCTAGGCGCGATTGAAGATGCGAAGTCGCTTGAGGCGGCAACACGTGCGACGAAGGCTAAGTTCATCATGAGCGTTGACCCGATTTCACTGGGAGCCCTTAAGCGTCCTTCTGAATTTAATGCGGATATCGCAATCGGTGAAGGTCAATCGCTTGGCAACTACCTGAACTACGGTGGACCTTACCTTGGTTTTATCGCTGCCAAAGAAGACCTTGCTAGAAAAATGCCAGGTAGAATCTGCGGACAGTCTGTCGATCAGGATGGAAAACGCGCATTCGTCTTAACCTTACAGGCGCGTGAGCAACATATCAGAAGATTCAAGGCTACATCGAACATATGCTCCAACCAAGGTCTTCTTGCCGTACGTGCGACGATTTACCTGTCGACACTTGGCAAAAAAGGACTTAAGGAAGTGGCCAACCAGTGTCTGTCAAAAGCGCACTACGCCTTCGACTCCTTACTTGCCTCCGGCAAAGTCAAAAAAGCGTTTGAGCAGCCTTTCTTTAAGGAATTTGTCATCACCATTGAAAAACCTGTTCATGAAGTGAATAAGAAGCTTCTTGAAATGGGGATTCTAGGCGGATACGATTTGTCTTGCGAGTACCCTGAGTTAGGCAACGCAATGCTGATCGCAGTTACTGAAAAGCGTACAAAAGAAGAGATCGACGCGCTTGTCCATGCTTTGGAGGTGATCTTATAA
- a CDS encoding LytTR family DNA-binding domain-containing protein produces the protein MLKTIVVDDQQIILDSIVSHIKKLDYVKLICSTTSSADSKRYFESSEANVAILDIDMPEIDGLTLAQWINQNSPQTKLIFCTSHGAYIKDAFRVYAYDFIEKPIDFERLTGSLYRLNQNMPDENKVIEVHTEDGSRFVSLPDLVAIEAQGKHCILYTTKSAFEVKDSFKTFESLLSNIDFYKSSRSYIVNLKQVEGLEKLNRTSYMIKLKNPNAYAQLSKKSYEEFKEQLTHSQSL, from the coding sequence ATGTTAAAAACTATCGTCGTCGATGATCAGCAGATCATACTGGATTCCATCGTAAGCCATATCAAAAAGCTCGACTATGTGAAATTGATTTGTTCAACCACCAGTTCAGCTGACAGCAAGCGCTATTTCGAGTCGTCAGAGGCGAATGTAGCCATACTAGACATCGACATGCCTGAAATCGACGGGCTGACGCTTGCTCAGTGGATCAATCAGAATAGTCCTCAGACCAAATTGATTTTTTGTACGAGCCACGGAGCGTATATCAAGGACGCCTTTCGCGTCTATGCCTACGACTTCATCGAGAAGCCGATCGATTTTGAAAGGTTGACAGGTAGCCTTTACAGGCTTAATCAAAACATGCCCGACGAGAACAAGGTCATCGAGGTTCACACAGAGGACGGGTCCAGGTTCGTATCACTGCCAGATCTTGTGGCGATAGAAGCCCAAGGAAAACACTGCATACTCTACACCACAAAATCCGCATTCGAAGTGAAAGACAGTTTCAAGACCTTTGAAAGCCTACTCTCGAATATCGATTTTTATAAGAGCTCCCGTTCCTATATCGTCAACCTGAAACAAGTCGAAGGACTTGAGAAACTGAACCGTACTTCGTATATGATCAAGCTCAAAAACCCAAATGCCTACGCACAGCTCAGTAAAAAGTCCTACGAGGAATTTAAGGAGCAACTGACACATTCGCAATCACTTTAG
- a CDS encoding RNA polymerase sigma factor gives MKLYQIYQEHQLDFIRFANSLTHQMTQAEDLVQEAYLKALDQDELFDSLSGQQIKGWFFTTIRNRFIDDRRKQSRLVAFTPEHSGNHTPDFDSATFIQQTLALLNEQERSLVSMRYIQGYNSSEIAEKLSMNPSTVRNKLSQGINRIRTNMLKEGHHDWN, from the coding sequence ATGAAACTTTATCAAATCTATCAGGAACACCAGCTTGATTTCATACGGTTTGCCAATTCTCTGACACATCAGATGACGCAAGCGGAAGATTTGGTACAGGAGGCCTACCTAAAGGCCCTCGATCAGGACGAGCTCTTTGACAGTCTGTCCGGTCAACAGATCAAAGGTTGGTTCTTCACAACGATCAGGAACAGGTTTATCGACGACAGAAGAAAGCAAAGTCGATTGGTCGCCTTCACCCCTGAACACAGTGGAAACCATACGCCGGATTTTGACAGCGCCACCTTCATACAACAAACCTTAGCGCTTTTAAACGAACAGGAACGAAGCCTAGTGAGCATGCGGTATATCCAAGGCTACAACAGTTCGGAGATCGCTGAAAAACTCAGCATGAATCCCTCGACTGTCAGAAACAAGTTGAGCCAGGGAATCAACCGTATCCGAACGAACATGTTAAAGGAGGGTCATCATGACTGGAACTAA
- the lpdA gene encoding dihydrolipoyl dehydrogenase, translating to MKDIIIIGAGPGGYEAAIRGAQLGASVALIERDEVGGTCLNRGCIPTKALYKNAEVLHTMKHADTFGIELEGYTLNLEKVRNRKNQVVSDLVGGIHQLLEANGVELIKGLGRIVDNETVSVTTADGELEVKGKHIVIATGSKPIQIPIPGADHPGIFTSNEVLKLEEVPKRLLVIGGGVVGIEFATIYNEFGSEVTVLDAMPTILPFLDADISKRLAMGLKKKGIAIETKVGVKSISESGGVFTVIAEDKKGEKTFEADRILMAVGRMPNISGLGLDEACVEYDRKGIKVSERFETTLKNVYAIGDVNGKWMLAHVASHQGIEVVERIMGQIPVINQEIVPSCVFTFPEVATVGKSEADLKEAGVDYNSSKFMFAANGKALSLGESDGFVKVIEADGKIVGVHILGPHASDLIHEAAIIINKGLTVKDVAGTIHAHPTLAEAFVEATLALHGEAIHMVPKKPRNK from the coding sequence ATGAAAGATATTATCATCATTGGTGCAGGTCCCGGTGGGTATGAGGCGGCAATCAGAGGCGCGCAGCTTGGCGCTTCTGTGGCACTCATTGAAAGAGACGAAGTCGGCGGCACTTGCCTGAACAGAGGCTGCATTCCGACAAAGGCGCTTTATAAAAATGCCGAAGTGCTTCACACGATGAAGCACGCGGATACCTTTGGTATTGAACTTGAGGGGTATACGCTTAACCTTGAAAAGGTCAGAAACAGAAAAAACCAAGTCGTTTCCGACTTAGTTGGAGGTATCCATCAGCTTCTTGAAGCAAACGGTGTGGAACTCATTAAAGGTCTTGGACGGATTGTTGATAATGAGACCGTATCGGTCACAACAGCAGACGGTGAACTAGAAGTCAAAGGTAAGCACATTGTGATCGCGACGGGTTCAAAACCGATTCAGATTCCTATTCCAGGTGCCGACCATCCAGGTATCTTCACTTCGAATGAGGTATTAAAGCTTGAGGAAGTACCAAAACGTCTACTGGTAATCGGTGGCGGGGTGGTTGGAATTGAGTTCGCTACAATCTACAATGAGTTCGGTTCTGAAGTCACAGTACTTGACGCGATGCCCACGATTCTTCCATTCCTTGATGCGGACATCTCAAAACGTCTGGCGATGGGACTGAAGAAAAAAGGGATAGCGATCGAGACGAAAGTCGGTGTCAAATCCATCAGCGAATCAGGTGGAGTCTTCACTGTCATCGCCGAAGATAAAAAAGGCGAGAAGACCTTTGAAGCGGACCGCATATTGATGGCTGTGGGCAGAATGCCTAACATTTCAGGACTTGGTCTTGACGAAGCTTGTGTCGAATACGACAGAAAAGGCATCAAGGTAAGTGAACGCTTCGAAACGACGCTTAAAAACGTTTATGCGATCGGAGACGTCAACGGCAAGTGGATGCTTGCCCATGTCGCTTCGCATCAAGGTATTGAAGTGGTTGAGCGTATCATGGGGCAAATTCCTGTGATCAATCAGGAGATCGTACCAAGCTGCGTTTTCACCTTCCCTGAAGTCGCGACTGTCGGAAAGTCCGAAGCTGATCTGAAAGAAGCCGGAGTGGACTATAATTCCAGCAAATTCATGTTCGCAGCCAACGGCAAGGCGTTAAGCCTTGGCGAAAGCGATGGCTTTGTAAAGGTCATTGAAGCGGACGGCAAGATCGTGGGAGTTCATATTTTGGGACCGCATGCGTCCGACCTGATCCACGAAGCTGCGATCATCATCAACAAAGGTTTAACTGTGAAAGATGTCGCAGGCACGATCCATGCTCATCCTACACTTGCTGAAGCGTTTGTTGAAGCAACACTGGCACTTCACGGCGAGGCGATCCACATGGTCCCGAAAAAGCCGAGAAACAAATAA
- the nth gene encoding endonuclease III: protein MKRRLLTKEEREQALEILLRTYPHAKAELDHENAFELLIATMLSAQCTDIRVNIVTKELFKVLKKPCDISGIGQKELEDIIRTCGLYQTKAKNIRKTCELLERDFDGQVPGDIQTMTTLPGVGIKTANVVGSNAFGIPAIAVDTHVQRVSNRLGLVSTKDVISTERDLMKRIPKVLWTKMHHVLIFHGRYHCKARTPMCETCPVNHLCISYRKQIGE from the coding sequence TTGAAGAGGAGACTACTAACGAAAGAAGAACGTGAGCAGGCGCTTGAGATCCTGTTAAGGACCTACCCCCATGCAAAAGCCGAGCTTGACCATGAGAATGCGTTTGAACTGCTGATTGCCACCATGCTGTCCGCCCAGTGTACGGACATAAGGGTCAATATCGTAACCAAGGAGCTGTTCAAAGTGCTTAAGAAACCTTGTGACATCAGTGGGATAGGGCAAAAGGAGCTTGAGGACATCATAAGGACTTGCGGTCTTTATCAGACCAAGGCTAAGAACATCAGGAAAACCTGTGAGCTGCTTGAAAGGGATTTTGACGGTCAGGTTCCAGGGGATATCCAGACGATGACCACACTCCCTGGTGTCGGCATAAAGACCGCCAATGTAGTAGGGTCGAATGCGTTTGGAATACCTGCCATAGCGGTTGACACCCATGTGCAGCGAGTTTCGAATCGTCTTGGACTTGTCAGTACAAAAGATGTGATCAGTACCGAAAGGGATCTGATGAAGCGAATACCAAAGGTCTTATGGACAAAAATGCATCATGTCCTGATCTTTCACGGAAGATACCACTGTAAGGCGAGAACACCCATGTGCGAAACTTGCCCGGTGAATCATTTGTGCATATCCTACAGAAAGCAGATTGGTGAATAA
- the gcvPB gene encoding aminomethyl-transferring glycine dehydrogenase subunit GcvPB, translating to MMFYDKLIFELSSEDRVAFRLPACDVEEKLCEHTLPEDLLTQENLILPEVSEVDVVRHYTNLSMLNYGLDAGFYPLGSCTMKYNPKINENMAGLDGFKNLHPYQPETTTQGALSLMHELQDMLAEIAGLSQVTLQPAAGAHGEYAGLLVIKKYHEKRGDHKRTKIIVPDSAHGTNPSSAFVAGFDIVEIESDKNGHVDIDALKAALNDEIAGLMLTNPSTLGLFEKNIKEVADLVHEAGGLLYYDGANMNAIMGKARPGDMGFDVLHYNLHKTFSTPHGGGGPGAGPVGVRADLVEFLPVPIVEKNESGEFFLNYNKPDTIGKIKGFYGNFGILVRAYAYIKTMGAEGLTRASEMAVLNANYLMHRLKDYYYLPIDEVCKHEFVLGGISKDLSEVSTLDVAKRMLDFNIHPPTVYFPLIIKEAIMIEPTETESLETLDNFVDIMIQIRKEADENPELLKSAPHTTKVKRIDEVKAAKDMILKWTE from the coding sequence ATAATGTTCTACGATAAACTCATTTTTGAATTATCATCCGAAGACCGTGTGGCATTTAGATTACCTGCTTGCGATGTGGAAGAAAAGCTTTGTGAGCATACGCTTCCTGAAGACTTGCTTACACAAGAGAACTTGATTCTTCCTGAAGTAAGTGAAGTGGATGTCGTCAGACACTATACTAATCTTTCTATGCTCAACTACGGTCTTGACGCCGGTTTCTATCCTCTTGGTTCTTGTACGATGAAGTACAATCCTAAAATCAATGAGAATATGGCGGGGCTTGACGGTTTTAAGAACCTACACCCGTACCAACCAGAGACGACTACTCAGGGCGCGCTTAGCCTGATGCACGAATTGCAAGACATGCTGGCTGAAATCGCAGGCCTTAGCCAAGTGACGCTTCAACCTGCTGCCGGTGCGCACGGCGAATACGCCGGTCTTCTAGTAATAAAGAAATACCACGAGAAACGTGGCGACCATAAAAGAACCAAGATCATCGTTCCTGATTCGGCGCATGGGACTAATCCATCATCAGCATTTGTCGCAGGTTTCGATATCGTAGAAATAGAATCCGACAAGAACGGCCATGTCGACATCGATGCGCTTAAAGCAGCGCTAAATGATGAAATCGCAGGTCTGATGCTTACAAATCCTTCGACTCTCGGTTTGTTTGAGAAGAACATCAAAGAAGTCGCAGACCTTGTCCACGAAGCCGGCGGACTTCTTTACTATGATGGCGCGAACATGAATGCGATCATGGGCAAGGCAAGACCTGGCGACATGGGCTTTGACGTACTTCACTACAACTTGCACAAGACATTCTCTACGCCTCACGGCGGTGGAGGTCCTGGTGCGGGTCCTGTTGGTGTTAGAGCGGATCTTGTGGAGTTCCTTCCTGTTCCGATTGTGGAGAAAAACGAAAGCGGAGAGTTCTTCCTTAATTACAATAAGCCGGATACGATCGGTAAGATCAAAGGCTTCTACGGTAACTTTGGAATTTTGGTTCGAGCATATGCCTACATCAAGACGATGGGAGCAGAGGGGCTTACGCGCGCTTCTGAAATGGCGGTGCTTAATGCGAACTACCTGATGCACAGACTTAAAGACTACTATTACCTGCCAATCGACGAAGTGTGCAAGCACGAGTTCGTACTAGGCGGTATCAGCAAAGACCTATCTGAGGTATCGACACTTGATGTGGCAAAGAGAATGCTTGACTTCAACATTCATCCACCAACTGTCTACTTCCCGCTGATCATCAAGGAAGCGATCATGATCGAACCGACTGAAACGGAAAGTCTTGAGACTTTGGACAACTTCGTGGATATCATGATTCAAATCAGAAAAGAAGCAGATGAAAATCCAGAACTGTTGAAATCGGCACCGCATACGACGAAAGTGAAGCGTATCGATGAGGTCAAGGCAGCGAAAGACATGATTCTTAAATGGACTGAATAG